The following coding sequences are from one Calditrichota bacterium window:
- a CDS encoding DUF3492 domain-containing protein: MEKNRISVLMETEGTYPYAGGGVSTWCDILASELSQVDFYVYAITGAPTFKLKYSPPKNVRKIQQIPLWGVIEPSEYILPDVPFSEIYSRRKQTTEDIIAEKFIPYFRTLIREILFPDERVILLADVFHRMYRYFLSYDYKETFRSRIVWETFKKEVMDYYYDRALDEEIPSIFDITTTMRWLYFYLMGIHAPIPETDVTHATIAGFSGLASIISKLEYGTPMIVTDHGVFVRERYIAISNADFSFFTKKFLMNLSIIVSKLSYIFADQVSPVANFNIRWEKLFGADMKKIETIYNGIDPGIFVPKSKPERSRGRPTVVAAAHVMPLKDIETMIRSCDYVRKKIPNVKYVVYGSLEVAPDYVAKCRNLIRELNLEENFELGGYHNKPTEIYNEGDVSALSSISEGFPYTVLESMACGRPVVATDVGGVKEALAGYGVIVKPRDGAAFGEGVIQLLRDPELRQHLGRLAREQVLLKFRISTSIDHYWQAYQRLRKLKRKRNQAFKNISDAPMKKIFEKILRPDERLISDEKSHELVN, encoded by the coding sequence ATGGAAAAAAATCGCATTTCAGTGTTGATGGAGACAGAAGGGACATATCCGTACGCGGGTGGTGGTGTGAGCACCTGGTGCGATATTTTAGCCAGCGAATTGAGTCAGGTTGATTTTTACGTTTACGCGATTACGGGCGCGCCGACTTTTAAATTGAAATATTCGCCGCCGAAAAATGTACGCAAAATCCAGCAGATTCCGCTCTGGGGCGTTATTGAGCCGTCAGAGTACATTTTGCCGGATGTGCCGTTCTCGGAGATTTATTCTCGGCGGAAACAAACCACGGAAGATATTATTGCTGAAAAATTCATTCCCTACTTCCGCACGCTGATTCGCGAGATATTGTTTCCTGACGAAAGGGTCATTTTGTTGGCCGACGTCTTCCACAGAATGTACCGCTATTTTCTCAGTTATGATTATAAGGAAACATTTCGCTCCAGGATTGTTTGGGAGACATTTAAAAAAGAAGTCATGGATTATTATTACGATCGCGCGTTGGACGAAGAAATTCCCTCGATATTTGACATCACGACTACCATGCGCTGGCTCTATTTTTATCTCATGGGAATTCATGCGCCTATTCCGGAGACGGACGTTACCCACGCCACCATCGCCGGGTTCAGCGGACTGGCAAGCATTATTTCCAAATTGGAGTACGGAACTCCGATGATTGTAACCGATCACGGCGTTTTTGTGCGGGAGCGTTACATTGCTATTTCCAATGCCGATTTTTCGTTTTTTACTAAAAAATTTCTCATGAACTTGTCGATCATCGTGAGCAAATTGAGTTACATCTTTGCCGATCAGGTTTCTCCGGTGGCGAACTTCAATATTCGCTGGGAAAAACTGTTCGGCGCTGACATGAAAAAGATAGAAACAATTTACAATGGAATTGACCCGGGAATTTTTGTGCCGAAAAGCAAACCAGAAAGGTCGCGGGGCAGACCCACTGTTGTGGCGGCAGCGCATGTGATGCCGCTCAAAGATATTGAGACCATGATTCGTTCTTGCGATTACGTGCGCAAAAAAATCCCCAATGTGAAATATGTGGTTTACGGATCGCTGGAGGTGGCGCCGGATTACGTCGCCAAATGCAGAAATTTGATTCGGGAGTTGAATCTGGAAGAAAATTTTGAGTTAGGCGGCTACCACAACAAACCGACGGAAATTTACAACGAGGGCGATGTCAGCGCGCTTTCCAGTATTTCGGAAGGATTTCCTTACACCGTTTTGGAGTCCATGGCGTGCGGCAGGCCTGTCGTGGCGACGGATGTTGGCGGCGTCAAAGAGGCGTTGGCTGGTTACGGCGTCATTGTGAAACCGCGAGACGGGGCGGCGTTCGGCGAGGGCGTGATTCAACTTTTGCGCGATCCTGAATTGCGTCAGCATTTGGGACGGCTGGCGCGCGAGCAGGTGCTGTTGAAATTTCGCATTTCGACTTCGATAGATCACTACTGGCAAGCGTATCAGCGATTGCGCAAACTGAAGCGAAAACGCAACCAAGCCTTCAAAAATATTTCTGACGCGCCGATGAAGAAAATATTTGAAAAAATTTTAAGGCCCGACGAGCGGCTAATTTCTGATGAGAAATCACACGAATTGGTTAATTGA